Proteins found in one Bacteroidota bacterium genomic segment:
- a CDS encoding gliding motility-associated C-terminal domain-containing protein translates to MRRLLLSVLLLLLFGNVALPAQNLVPNPSFENLLMLPCDIMITGEMALIEQDWYSPTDATPDVYSTIIPQSCFLFQPNSTYPGPIGLKGTQLPRTGTTMAGYGFFTIQGQNQREYVQVRLSSPLIPCRRYEVAFYVSLGDFQEYAVDRLGANLSVTPTSMPLYGVLPLQPQIQATGFVTDVQGWTRISGIIEADQAFEYLTIGNFFPDDSVNRVANPTASGQPGTYGAYYFLDDVSVSPVCLTADLGGEQTICLGDSAILQPQGLVCYDSLRWSTGQNSASIAVKEGGNYSVTIYQDTCAATATVAVTVNPCPPDLEMANVFSPNGDGINDVFKPATFQSIREAEITIFDRWGKRIFQTKNLDLGWDGKLNGADCPEGVYYVTVRYQGNNLDLRQDTQSLMLLR, encoded by the coding sequence ATGAGAAGGTTGTTGTTGTCGGTTTTGTTGCTTTTGCTTTTTGGCAATGTGGCATTGCCCGCCCAGAATTTGGTTCCCAACCCGAGTTTTGAAAATTTGTTGATGTTGCCTTGTGACATCATGATCACGGGCGAAATGGCCTTGATTGAGCAGGATTGGTATTCTCCCACAGATGCAACGCCTGATGTTTATTCAACGATCATTCCTCAAAGTTGCTTTCTGTTCCAACCCAATTCCACCTATCCCGGCCCGATCGGGTTGAAGGGTACACAGTTGCCAAGAACAGGAACCACGATGGCGGGGTATGGCTTTTTTACGATTCAAGGGCAAAATCAACGGGAATACGTCCAAGTGCGGCTGAGTTCGCCGCTGATTCCTTGCCGTAGGTATGAAGTCGCATTTTATGTTTCGTTGGGCGATTTCCAGGAGTATGCGGTCGATCGGCTCGGTGCCAACCTGTCTGTGACGCCAACATCGATGCCGCTGTACGGCGTTTTGCCCTTGCAGCCCCAAATCCAAGCAACGGGTTTCGTCACGGACGTGCAAGGGTGGACGCGCATTTCCGGTATCATCGAGGCGGATCAAGCCTTTGAATACCTGACCATCGGCAACTTCTTTCCTGACGATTCCGTCAATCGGGTTGCAAATCCAACGGCGTCAGGGCAACCCGGCACCTACGGTGCCTATTACTTTCTGGACGATGTTTCGGTCTCTCCAGTTTGTTTGACGGCGGATTTGGGTGGTGAGCAAACCATTTGCCTGGGAGATTCTGCGATTTTGCAACCACAGGGCCTGGTTTGCTACGACAGTCTACGCTGGTCGACAGGCCAAAATTCTGCCTCGATTGCCGTAAAGGAGGGTGGGAATTATTCCGTGACAATTTATCAGGATACTTGTGCGGCAACGGCCACCGTTGCTGTCACTGTCAATCCATGCCCGCCTGATTTGGAGATGGCCAATGTGTTTTCGCCCAACGGAGACGGCATCAACGATGTTTTCAAACCCGCGACGTTTCAGTCGATCCGTGAGGCGGAAATCACCATTTTTGACCGTTGGGGAAAACGAATCTTCCAAACCAAAAATTTGGATCTGGGTTGGGACGGCAAGCTTAATGGAGCCGATTGCCCGGAAGGTGTGTATTATGTGACGGTTCGTTACCAAGGAAACAACCTTGATTTGCGACAGGATACCCAATCTTTGATGTTGCTGCGTTAG
- a CDS encoding aminoacyl-histidine dipeptidase, with amino-acid sequence MSIDIRSLSPIAVWNHFADLNAVPRPSKKEARAIAFMKNFGERLGLPTMVDQVGNVIISKPATAGLEDRQTVVMQGHLDMVHQKNADTIFDFDAQGIDMFVEGDWVRAKGTTLGADNGIGVASIMAILSSTDIAHPAIEALFTIDEETGMTGAIALQGGLLHGSIMLNLDTEDDRELTIGCAGGIDVTGTGSYAAESVSGLAGYKITVNGLTGGHSGMDIHLGRGNANKLMNRILLQGATQFGLRIHSIDGGSLRNAIPRESVAVVGIPSDQKAGFEAFFAQEAATLKAEYKTTDPNLSATAVAGDGPSNALSADFQTKLLAVLAACPNGIYRMSPDIAGLVQTSNNLSRVLIKDGNYSLQCLTRSSVDSEKMDLARTITATMQVCGANVATAGNYPGWTPKPEADIVKLMTDLYNETFGHQPHVNACHAGLECGILGQNYPTMEMISFGPNITGAHSPDERVQISSVQKFWGLLLKTLERIPGK; translated from the coding sequence ATGAGTATTGATATCCGGTCGCTGTCGCCCATTGCTGTTTGGAACCATTTTGCTGACTTGAACGCCGTGCCACGGCCTTCCAAAAAGGAAGCACGCGCCATTGCCTTCATGAAAAACTTCGGCGAGCGCCTCGGCTTGCCAACGATGGTGGATCAAGTGGGGAATGTTATTATTAGCAAGCCAGCAACCGCAGGCTTGGAAGACCGGCAGACGGTGGTCATGCAAGGCCACCTCGACATGGTGCACCAAAAGAATGCCGACACCATCTTTGATTTTGACGCGCAAGGCATCGACATGTTTGTCGAAGGCGACTGGGTTCGTGCCAAAGGCACCACGCTCGGCGCCGACAACGGCATCGGTGTAGCGTCCATCATGGCCATTTTGTCTTCCACCGACATCGCGCACCCAGCCATCGAGGCCTTGTTTACGATCGATGAAGAAACGGGCATGACTGGCGCCATTGCGCTCCAAGGCGGACTTTTGCATGGCAGCATCATGCTCAACCTCGATACCGAAGACGACCGCGAACTGACCATCGGCTGCGCCGGTGGCATCGATGTTACGGGTACCGGCAGCTATGCAGCCGAATCCGTCAGTGGTTTGGCAGGCTATAAAATCACCGTCAACGGCCTTACAGGCGGCCACTCCGGTATGGACATCCACCTCGGACGCGGCAACGCCAACAAGCTCATGAATCGCATCCTGCTCCAGGGCGCGACGCAATTTGGACTGCGCATTCATTCGATCGACGGTGGGAGCTTGCGCAATGCAATTCCCCGCGAATCGGTTGCAGTCGTGGGTATTCCATCAGATCAAAAAGCTGGATTCGAAGCATTTTTTGCCCAAGAAGCCGCTACCCTCAAGGCTGAGTACAAAACCACGGATCCCAATTTGTCAGCAACTGCGGTCGCAGGCGATGGGCCATCCAATGCGCTGTCAGCAGATTTCCAGACGAAATTGTTGGCCGTGCTCGCGGCTTGCCCGAATGGCATTTACCGTATGAGCCCCGACATCGCGGGTTTGGTGCAGACGAGCAACAACCTTTCGCGCGTGCTCATCAAAGACGGCAACTATTCGCTGCAATGCCTGACCCGCAGTTCGGTGGATTCCGAGAAAATGGATTTGGCAAGAACGATCACGGCGACCATGCAAGTGTGCGGTGCCAACGTCGCTACAGCGGGCAATTATCCCGGATGGACGCCCAAACCGGAGGCTGACATCGTAAAACTGATGACGGACCTCTACAATGAGACCTTTGGTCACCAACCGCATGTGAATGCCTGCCACGCGGGCTTGGAATGTGGCATTCTCGGCCAAAACTATCCGACGATGGAAATGATCTCCTTCGGACCCAATATCACCGGCGCTCACAGCCCCGACGAAAGGGTACAGATCAGTTCCGTGCAGAAGTTCTGGGGATTGCTGCTCAAGACCTTGGAGCGAATCCCGGGGAAGTGA
- a CDS encoding O-antigen ligase family protein: protein MRFQGRHIALFFCIACFGVLPFVFSGQLLDPARYPQMVVLCVGIAALLLPLAKPTVGQSDAPSAAVSKVSFLMLALALWTGLSMFWALNKAEAWFSFLQLSLGFAFFHLSRKAIRYLPNLLETVVKTLLVSMGLLAMIGLLQRIGIDPLGLSDKLFTPNATMTNPNFYADALLLGLPFCIYGIFKLDSRVWRMLAGLTIGLILAGIAISKARSSLIPLLLAAIFFPPVIIWQKWKGKTRWMALLSWALLLAIALWTTNFIFRKKEGTYNFRYIWENGHAITPTTSSVDFRFITWNHTLNLAVEKPIQGCGAGNWKMEIQRLGVKGYDENDGYGLRVPLQPHNEFLGVLSELGFPGLLLVLAIGGMGIFGAGRMAFDQTGKQDKVLGTILLLGLFFFFFDANFSFPMERPFQAMMLMWLLALALPMENAKTKSASHWVGRIGWALCLIVLVGGVATLISRIQADRAMLQLRQQKDAHQPQKMLKTAEAAENWSTQLDAASAMPVDWYRAMAFAELGQLPQAIQAIESALKIAPHQLGVRSTYASLLDMNGRFQEGINVLDELLKTFPDYDEGWLNLSIMFIHANQMSTARKALSRVSMAFDPGKVAQVDQALKAAGY from the coding sequence GTGCGCTTTCAGGGACGTCATATCGCTTTGTTTTTTTGCATCGCCTGCTTTGGCGTTTTGCCATTTGTTTTCTCCGGCCAATTACTTGATCCTGCGCGGTATCCGCAAATGGTAGTGCTTTGTGTCGGTATCGCCGCATTACTGTTGCCTTTGGCAAAACCCACGGTAGGCCAATCGGATGCGCCATCGGCGGCAGTTTCCAAAGTCTCTTTTCTGATGCTGGCATTGGCCCTGTGGACCGGATTGTCCATGTTTTGGGCGCTCAACAAAGCGGAAGCCTGGTTTTCCTTTCTGCAATTGAGTTTGGGATTCGCCTTCTTCCACCTTTCCCGAAAGGCCATTCGATATCTTCCCAATCTGCTGGAAACGGTCGTCAAAACGCTCCTCGTTTCCATGGGATTGTTGGCCATGATTGGATTGTTGCAGCGAATCGGAATTGATCCTTTGGGCCTGAGCGACAAATTGTTTACGCCCAATGCGACGATGACCAATCCTAACTTCTATGCGGATGCATTGTTGTTGGGCCTCCCATTTTGCATTTATGGCATCTTCAAACTCGACAGCCGCGTTTGGCGGATGCTTGCAGGGCTCACGATTGGATTGATTTTGGCGGGGATTGCCATTTCAAAGGCGCGGTCTAGTTTGATTCCTTTGCTTTTGGCAGCGATTTTCTTCCCACCCGTGATCATTTGGCAAAAATGGAAGGGAAAAACCCGTTGGATGGCGCTTCTTTCCTGGGCTTTATTGCTCGCGATCGCACTTTGGACGACGAATTTCATCTTTCGGAAGAAAGAAGGCACCTATAACTTCCGCTACATCTGGGAAAACGGGCATGCCATTACCCCAACCACGAGTAGCGTCGACTTCAGGTTCATCACTTGGAACCACACGCTCAACCTCGCAGTTGAAAAACCCATTCAAGGATGCGGCGCAGGCAACTGGAAAATGGAAATTCAGCGACTGGGGGTCAAAGGCTACGACGAAAATGACGGTTACGGCCTTCGCGTGCCGCTCCAACCACACAATGAATTTCTCGGCGTCTTGTCAGAGCTGGGTTTTCCCGGCTTGTTGTTGGTGCTTGCCATCGGCGGAATGGGCATCTTTGGCGCAGGACGAATGGCGTTTGATCAAACCGGAAAGCAAGACAAAGTACTGGGAACCATTTTATTGCTGGGGCTATTTTTCTTCTTTTTTGATGCGAATTTTAGCTTCCCGATGGAACGGCCGTTTCAAGCGATGATGCTCATGTGGCTGCTCGCGCTTGCTTTGCCGATGGAGAATGCGAAGACAAAAAGTGCAAGCCATTGGGTAGGAAGAATTGGATGGGCGTTGTGTCTTATCGTGTTGGTTGGCGGTGTTGCAACCCTCATTAGCCGCATCCAAGCAGATCGCGCGATGTTGCAACTGCGGCAACAAAAGGATGCCCATCAACCGCAAAAAATGCTCAAGACCGCGGAAGCTGCTGAAAATTGGAGCACGCAGCTGGACGCAGCCTCCGCGATGCCCGTCGATTGGTACCGCGCCATGGCATTCGCGGAGCTCGGCCAACTGCCCCAAGCCATTCAAGCCATCGAATCCGCCTTAAAAATCGCGCCGCACCAATTGGGCGTTCGCAGCACATACGCCAGCCTGCTCGACATGAACGGACGGTTTCAGGAAGGGATCAATGTTCTTGATGAACTCCTGAAAACCTTTCCCGACTACGACGAAGGATGGCTGAACCTTAGCATAATGTTCATCCACGCTAACCAAATGTCGACCGCCAGAAAGGCATTGAGCCGCGTTTCAATGGCATTCGATCCGGGCAAAGTTGCCCAAGTCGACCAAGCACTGAAAGCCGCTGGATACTGA